One Dasania marina DSM 21967 DNA segment encodes these proteins:
- a CDS encoding RNA polymerase sigma factor, translated as MTATPAQHQYDEQRWSGLMAQSQQGNEAEYRELLTELAEAINHYLIKRLGPQHFIEDCVQDAFIAIHQARHSYDSKRLFRSWLFAIVRHKAIDALRKQKRYYHNLEQTFNQQQLSEQEHAPSQDEHMAQGQLVAALAPAYREAITLTKIVDLSSAEAASELCISEGALKVRVHRAIGQLRKSLEKDTYE; from the coding sequence ATGACAGCGACGCCAGCACAGCATCAATATGATGAGCAACGCTGGTCTGGGCTTATGGCCCAGTCCCAGCAAGGCAATGAAGCAGAGTATCGCGAGCTGCTAACAGAACTGGCCGAGGCCATTAATCACTATTTAATTAAGCGCTTAGGGCCGCAACACTTTATAGAAGACTGTGTGCAGGACGCGTTTATTGCCATACATCAAGCTAGGCACAGCTATGACAGTAAACGTTTATTTCGGTCTTGGTTATTTGCCATAGTCAGGCATAAAGCAATTGATGCGCTGCGCAAACAAAAACGCTATTACCATAACCTAGAACAAACATTTAATCAGCAACAACTTAGCGAGCAAGAACATGCGCCTAGCCAAGATGAGCACATGGCACAGGGGCAGCTAGTTGCCGCCCTAGCACCAGCCTACCGAGAAGCCATTACCCTCACTAAGATTGTTGACCTAAGCAGCGCCGAAGCCGCCAGCGAGCTATGCATTAGTGAAGGCGCTTTGAAAGTGCGCGTGCACAGAGCCATAGGCCAACTTAGAAAATCATTAGAGAAAGACACATATGAATAA
- a CDS encoding MJ1255/VC2487 family glycosyltransferase, with amino-acid sequence MKILYGIQGTGNGHISRARMMAHCFAATGVEVDYLFSGRAKKDFFAMEVFGDYQLRKGLSFNVSEGQVNYLKTARDNKLLRFCYDVLRLDVSTYDVIISDFEPVSAWAGKLKNKPVLGIGHQYAFGDKTPMAGDNIFTRNIMHYFAPADFPVGLHWAAYNDYTLPPIINTDLCREASNGKVVVYLPFENQQRVTRLLNQFPHTQFIQYSPHVIEGEDYNVSLKKTSYEGFQYDLSRAAAVICNAGFELVSECLYLGLPILVKPVNGQMEQASNARALQSLGYADVMDVVSFTAIATWLKAIKREGALKPLPIPNVAKALVGWVVQGSWHDKQRLVQQLWQPLQQAQRQTPRYSFSQPLHNY; translated from the coding sequence ATGAAAATATTATACGGCATACAGGGGACCGGTAATGGCCATATTTCTAGGGCTAGGATGATGGCCCATTGCTTTGCCGCTACAGGTGTAGAGGTAGACTATTTATTTTCTGGCCGCGCTAAAAAAGACTTTTTTGCTATGGAGGTTTTTGGTGATTACCAGTTGCGCAAAGGTTTGAGTTTTAATGTGTCAGAAGGGCAGGTGAATTATCTTAAAACCGCTAGAGATAATAAGCTGCTGCGCTTCTGCTATGACGTGCTGCGTTTAGATGTGTCGACCTATGATGTTATTATCAGTGACTTTGAGCCGGTCAGCGCCTGGGCGGGTAAATTAAAAAATAAGCCGGTGTTAGGTATAGGCCACCAATATGCCTTTGGTGATAAAACGCCTATGGCTGGCGACAATATTTTTACCCGCAATATTATGCATTACTTTGCGCCAGCAGATTTTCCGGTGGGTTTACACTGGGCCGCTTATAATGATTACACCTTGCCACCTATTATTAATACCGATTTATGCCGCGAAGCCAGCAATGGCAAAGTGGTGGTGTATCTCCCCTTTGAAAACCAACAACGGGTGACGCGGTTACTAAATCAGTTTCCACACACTCAGTTTATTCAATACTCCCCCCATGTAATTGAAGGAGAGGATTATAATGTTAGCCTTAAAAAAACTAGTTACGAAGGCTTTCAATATGATTTAAGCCGGGCCGCTGCGGTGATATGTAATGCCGGTTTTGAATTGGTTAGTGAATGTTTATATTTGGGATTACCTATATTGGTGAAGCCGGTTAATGGCCAAATGGAGCAGGCATCTAATGCCCGCGCCTTGCAGTCGCTGGGTTATGCCGATGTTATGGACGTGGTGAGCTTTACCGCTATAGCGACGTGGTTAAAGGCGATAAAAAGAGAGGGGGCGCTTAAACCCTTGCCCATACCTAATGTGGCAAAGGCTTTGGTGGGTTGGGTAGTGCAAGGGAGCTGGCATGATAAGCAGCGTTTAGTGCAGCAGCTGTGGCAGCCTTTGCAACAGGCACAGCGGCAAACGCCGCGCTATAGTTTTAGTCAACCACTGCATAATTATTGA
- a CDS encoding spondin domain-containing protein, producing the protein MTITNITLGQSFTPQLVVTHAKTVHLFTLGQPASPALSILAESGNPAPLIEQLGTSANDAQVIPALLSPGQSATVTVKGHPNLGFLSVAAMMIPTNDNFVAVNKLRLPKRGSKTIMASFYDAGTEYNDQNCANIPGPRCGGIALSDPNPETDEGYVHISNGFHDLGDYDEAGNEILKPQHYDWRNSVAIVTVERVH; encoded by the coding sequence GTGACCATTACGAATATCACCCTAGGGCAAAGCTTTACCCCGCAATTAGTGGTCACCCATGCTAAAACCGTACACTTATTTACCTTAGGCCAACCCGCCAGCCCAGCCTTGTCCATATTGGCAGAAAGCGGCAACCCTGCCCCCTTGATCGAGCAATTAGGCACCAGCGCTAATGACGCCCAAGTTATCCCTGCCTTATTATCCCCCGGCCAAAGCGCCACAGTGACCGTTAAGGGCCATCCCAACTTAGGTTTTTTAAGTGTCGCCGCGATGATGATCCCCACTAACGATAATTTTGTCGCAGTGAATAAATTACGCCTACCTAAACGCGGCAGCAAAACCATTATGGCCAGTTTCTATGATGCCGGCACGGAATACAACGACCAAAACTGCGCCAACATACCCGGCCCACGCTGCGGCGGTATAGCCTTATCCGATCCCAACCCAGAAACCGATGAAGGCTATGTGCATATAAGCAACGGTTTTCACGACCTAGGGGATTATGATGAAGCGGGTAATGAAATACTAAAACCGCAACATTATGACTGGCGGAACTCGGTGGCTATCGTTACAGTCGAACGCGTTCATTAG
- a CDS encoding zinc-ribbon domain-containing protein has protein sequence MTDHVQKGMLPSELLCPNCQQKGVISGNSWHCKRCDQQYGFAIYCDTCNEPVQRLTGCGSSEHFYCRSCKTPKSRKAVLYTMTET, from the coding sequence ATGACAGACCATGTGCAAAAAGGCATGTTGCCCAGCGAATTACTATGCCCTAACTGCCAGCAAAAAGGTGTAATAAGTGGAAATAGTTGGCACTGTAAACGCTGCGATCAGCAGTATGGTTTTGCTATTTACTGCGATACCTGTAACGAGCCGGTGCAACGGTTAACCGGCTGCGGTAGTTCTGAACATTTTTATTGCCGTAGCTGTAAAACCCCTAAATCTCGCAAAGCGGTTTTATATACCATGACAGAAACATAG
- a CDS encoding AraC family transcriptional regulator yields MSDIPAHYFHITLASAQRQGLQPLAICEALHIDNAKLADPNSTVSNQQFSALWRYLWDALDDEFLGFTQRPCKRGTFATACKLSRRSANFTHFFKEMTRFYTLVDSDIVMSLEPVADKQALTIVNHAPDHDMQHFSIEYILFYWHRLACWFSNQKIKPLYAEFAYPEPAHSAVYKELFQCPIHFNGERNALIFNDDFKDLQPMRSRSELYDFLNRLPDDFLSIPGKDSSLETRIKILILKQSREQLKFPTLEQLADSLHMSRTSLGRKLAAENTSYRHLKELIRRDLTMDKLSRSNMNIADIAQLVGFSESASLNRAFKNWTGLTPQQFRGKKNNHNSK; encoded by the coding sequence ATGTCTGATATCCCAGCTCACTATTTTCATATCACCCTCGCCAGCGCCCAGCGCCAAGGTTTGCAGCCGCTAGCCATATGCGAGGCACTCCATATTGATAATGCCAAACTGGCCGACCCCAACAGCACGGTAAGCAACCAGCAGTTTTCCGCCCTGTGGCGCTACTTATGGGACGCCCTAGATGATGAGTTTTTAGGCTTCACACAAAGACCCTGTAAACGCGGTACTTTTGCCACCGCCTGTAAGCTATCCCGTCGCAGCGCCAACTTCACCCATTTTTTCAAGGAGATGACACGCTTTTACACCTTGGTAGACAGCGACATAGTCATGTCCTTAGAGCCGGTAGCAGACAAGCAAGCGCTAACCATAGTCAACCACGCCCCCGACCACGATATGCAACATTTCAGCATAGAATATATTTTATTCTACTGGCATAGGTTGGCCTGCTGGTTTAGTAATCAAAAAATAAAACCGCTGTATGCCGAATTTGCCTACCCAGAGCCCGCCCACTCAGCGGTGTATAAAGAATTGTTTCAATGCCCCATACACTTTAATGGCGAAAGAAACGCGCTAATTTTTAATGATGATTTTAAAGATTTGCAACCTATGCGCTCACGCAGCGAACTGTATGATTTTTTAAATCGCCTGCCTGATGATTTTTTATCCATACCCGGCAAAGATTCAAGCTTAGAAACGCGTATCAAAATTTTAATTTTGAAGCAATCCAGAGAGCAGCTAAAATTCCCTACCCTAGAGCAATTAGCCGACTCATTACATATGAGCCGCACCTCATTAGGCCGAAAACTGGCCGCCGAAAACACCAGCTATCGCCACCTCAAAGAATTGATACGCCGTGACCTCACCATGGATAAACTCAGCCGCAGTAATATGAACATTGCCGATATTGCACAGCTAGTGGGATTTTCTGAATCGGCCTCATTAAACCGCGCCTTTAAAAACTGGACAGGCTTAACGCCACAACAATTTCGCGGCAAAAAAAACAACCACAATAGCAAGTAA
- a CDS encoding aldehyde dehydrogenase family protein: MIDEMIAKARIAQAEYATFSQEQVDEIVRAIGKVIYDNAEELARNAVAETRMGNVEDKLVKKLGKSRAIWNSLKGKRSIGVIEERDEDGLVKIAKPVGVVGAVTPTTNPVVTPMCNAMFALKGGNAIIIAPHPRAKKCSAQAVDLMNGEIKRLGGPDNLIQCITEPSIAATNELMQKVDVLVATGGPAMVTAAYSSGKPSFGVGPGNVQVIIDTDVDYNDAAAKVVAGRKFDYGIICSGEQSVIAQKDDYNKVIEAFKANGAHYVEDQETADKLRAAIFEDGHIAADAVGQSPQRIAEMAGISIADDAKVILIKSNGRDDDILRKEKMCPVLVAHEYSDFDNAIAIAQQNLGVEGKGHTCAIHSNNDEHIRQAGLALPVSRLVVNEASSLTAGGSLKNGFAPTTTLGCGSWGNNSISENLNYHHLINVHRTGYAHDKPAPTDEEIWS, encoded by the coding sequence ATGATCGACGAGATGATCGCCAAGGCGAGAATAGCCCAAGCTGAGTATGCAACGTTCTCGCAAGAGCAGGTAGATGAAATAGTACGCGCTATCGGCAAGGTTATTTACGACAATGCCGAAGAGCTGGCCCGCAATGCCGTAGCAGAAACGCGCATGGGTAACGTTGAAGATAAGTTGGTCAAAAAATTAGGTAAGTCACGCGCTATTTGGAACAGCCTTAAAGGCAAGCGTTCTATAGGTGTGATAGAAGAACGTGATGAAGATGGTCTGGTTAAAATTGCCAAGCCAGTAGGTGTTGTTGGTGCGGTAACCCCCACCACTAACCCGGTAGTGACCCCTATGTGTAATGCTATGTTCGCCCTAAAAGGCGGCAATGCCATTATCATAGCGCCACACCCGCGTGCTAAAAAATGTAGCGCACAAGCGGTAGACCTAATGAATGGCGAAATTAAACGCCTAGGTGGCCCCGATAATTTAATTCAATGTATTACTGAGCCCAGCATTGCTGCTACCAATGAGTTAATGCAAAAAGTAGACGTACTTGTTGCCACCGGTGGCCCCGCTATGGTTACCGCAGCCTATAGCAGTGGCAAGCCCTCATTTGGTGTAGGGCCGGGTAACGTGCAGGTGATAATTGATACCGATGTCGATTACAACGATGCCGCTGCCAAGGTGGTTGCTGGCCGTAAATTTGACTACGGTATTATCTGCTCGGGTGAGCAATCAGTGATTGCCCAAAAAGATGATTACAACAAAGTGATAGAAGCTTTTAAAGCCAATGGCGCTCACTATGTAGAAGATCAAGAGACTGCGGATAAGCTGCGAGCTGCCATTTTTGAAGATGGTCATATAGCTGCTGATGCGGTAGGCCAAAGCCCACAGCGCATTGCTGAAATGGCGGGTATAAGCATTGCTGACGACGCTAAAGTTATTTTGATTAAATCAAATGGCCGCGACGACGATATACTACGCAAAGAAAAAATGTGTCCTGTGTTGGTTGCCCATGAATATAGTGACTTTGATAACGCTATCGCTATTGCGCAACAAAATTTGGGAGTAGAGGGTAAGGGTCACACCTGCGCGATACACTCAAACAACGACGAGCATATACGCCAAGCCGGTCTTGCCTTGCCTGTTAGCCGTTTAGTGGTTAACGAAGCTAGCTCACTTACCGCTGGTGGCAGTTTGAAAAATGGTTTTGCGCCTACCACTACATTAGGTTGTGGTTCTTGGGGTAATAACTCTATTTCTGAAAACTTAAACTATCACCACCTAATCAATGTGCATCGCACGGGTTATGCGCATGATAAGCCAGCACCTACTGACGAAGAAATTTGGTCCTAA
- a CDS encoding phosphatase PAP2 family protein, which yields MTVFEGITNYDRRMLLWCSKSRYYPSVIMGFRLLSRSGDGYIQILLPLLLLAFNNPQYNVFVKTLLLAFAIERGLYLLLKNTLKRPRPPEAIASFYSLVRASDQFSFPSGHTMAAFLLAGLCFFQFSYMAAPLYLWALLVGASRVVMGVHFPSDIVAGAFLGSAIAYAVTAAV from the coding sequence ATGACAGTATTTGAAGGTATTACAAATTACGATAGGCGCATGTTGCTGTGGTGTAGCAAGTCGCGCTATTACCCCAGTGTCATTATGGGATTTAGGCTGTTGTCGCGCAGTGGTGATGGCTATATACAGATCTTATTGCCTTTGCTGTTACTGGCGTTTAATAACCCACAATACAATGTCTTTGTTAAAACCCTACTGCTGGCTTTTGCCATAGAGCGTGGCTTATATCTGCTGTTAAAAAATACTTTAAAGCGTCCGCGTCCTCCCGAGGCTATTGCTAGTTTTTATAGCTTAGTTAGAGCATCCGATCAGTTTAGTTTTCCCTCTGGCCATACCATGGCGGCTTTTTTATTAGCGGGGCTATGCTTTTTTCAGTTTTCATATATGGCAGCCCCTTTGTATCTATGGGCTTTGTTGGTGGGTGCGTCACGGGTGGTGATGGGTGTGCATTTTCCCAGCGATATTGTGGCGGGAGCATTTTTGGGGTCAGCCATTGCCTATGCAGTGACGGCGGCTGTTTAA